The following coding sequences are from one Bradyrhizobium sp. 200 window:
- a CDS encoding dienelactone hydrolase family protein encodes MIDQQIDVATKDGKTTTFITHPERGGPFPVIVFYMDAPAIREELRDMARRLGTSGYYVMLPNMYYRSGVMELGPIPPDPEAPERKRMFGFMNSINIPMVMEDTKALLTFAETQEAANTKIVGTVGYCMSGRYAVNAATHFPDRVKAAASIYGTHLATDQPDSPHLAASKTKAELYFACAETDIYAPREIIDKVAAGMKGSNNEVEIYPGTHHGFAFPKRPVYHRDAAERHWERLLALYRRNLVP; translated from the coding sequence ATGATCGACCAGCAGATCGATGTTGCGACCAAGGACGGCAAGACCACGACCTTCATCACCCATCCCGAACGCGGCGGGCCATTTCCAGTCATCGTCTTCTACATGGACGCACCGGCGATCCGCGAGGAACTGCGCGACATGGCGCGGCGGCTCGGCACGTCGGGCTATTACGTGATGCTGCCGAACATGTATTACCGTTCGGGCGTCATGGAGCTGGGACCGATCCCGCCGGATCCGGAGGCGCCCGAGCGCAAGCGGATGTTCGGTTTCATGAACTCGATCAACATTCCCATGGTGATGGAAGACACCAAGGCCCTGCTCACCTTCGCTGAGACGCAAGAAGCCGCGAATACGAAGATCGTCGGCACCGTCGGCTACTGCATGAGCGGCCGCTACGCGGTCAATGCGGCGACGCATTTTCCGGATCGTGTGAAGGCGGCGGCTTCGATCTACGGCACCCATCTTGCGACCGACCAGCCCGACAGCCCGCATCTGGCCGCGTCGAAGACCAAGGCTGAACTCTATTTCGCCTGCGCCGAGACCGACATCTATGCGCCGCGGGAGATCATCGACAAGGTAGCGGCCGGCATGAAGGGATCGAACAACGAGGTCGAGATCTATCCCGGCACCCATCACGGCTTTGCCTTCCCGAAGCGCCCGGTCTACCACCGCGACGCCGCCGAGCGGCACTGGGAGCGGCTGCTGGCGCTCTATCGCCGCAACCTCGTGCCGTGA
- a CDS encoding nuclear transport factor 2 family protein, whose product MTEGSNRQHVLDFLNVLYSGDVEAALERCTDDVEFLANAPIDILPHMGHRRGKAELREMWDAVRARYSELRCEVPMLVTEDDKAAAFIRVFFRKSINQRMVQFDIAGFYTLRGGKISHIREVIDTFDLVQQLLERDIAAILTGRRPDPI is encoded by the coding sequence ATGACCGAGGGATCAAATCGTCAGCACGTGCTGGATTTCCTCAACGTGCTGTATTCCGGCGACGTCGAAGCCGCGCTGGAGCGCTGCACCGACGACGTCGAATTCCTCGCCAATGCCCCGATCGATATCCTCCCCCATATGGGCCACCGCCGCGGCAAGGCCGAACTGCGCGAGATGTGGGATGCGGTGCGCGCCCGCTATTCCGAGCTGCGCTGCGAGGTGCCGATGCTGGTCACCGAGGACGACAAGGCGGCCGCGTTCATCCGCGTGTTCTTCCGCAAGAGCATCAATCAGCGCATGGTGCAGTTCGACATCGCCGGTTTCTACACGCTGCGCGGCGGCAAGATCAGCCATATCAGGGAAGTCATCGACACCTTCGATCTGGTCCAGCAACTGCTCGAGCGCGATATCGCCGCGATCCTGACCGGCCGGCGGCCGGACCCGATCTAG
- a CDS encoding nuclear transport factor 2 family protein — translation MTEHSLWRFSRAFHRAINERQPADLEALLDEDVDWAIFGPIDMYPFFGSRRGKAAVIEVIRQIADNFRVHRFDRESIMLGVDSAASMMRYSLTALDSNKPISLRIAHFAQFRAGRLTNFRVLVDTFDLVEQTVGYPIHLPRMAV, via the coding sequence ATGACAGAGCATAGTCTCTGGCGTTTTTCGCGCGCGTTTCACCGTGCGATCAATGAACGCCAGCCCGCCGATCTCGAAGCCCTGCTCGACGAGGACGTCGACTGGGCGATCTTTGGCCCGATCGACATGTACCCGTTCTTCGGCTCGCGCCGCGGCAAGGCGGCCGTGATCGAGGTGATCCGGCAGATCGCCGACAATTTCCGCGTCCACCGCTTCGACCGCGAATCGATCATGCTGGGGGTGGATTCGGCCGCCTCGATGATGCGCTATTCGCTGACCGCGCTGGATTCGAACAAGCCGATCTCCTTGCGGATCGCCCATTTCGCCCAGTTCAGGGCCGGCCGCCTGACCAACTTCCGCGTGCTGGTCGACACTTTCGACCTGGTCGAGCAGACCGTTGGCTATCCGATCCACCTGCCGCGGATGGCGGTCTAA
- a CDS encoding SEC-C metal-binding domain-containing protein, translated as MPCASIAISKTSPAFSISRKRRKSFPSETHVKRGRRVVHGDVELTEKLGRNDLCPCGSGRRFQSLLHEVRRV; from the coding sequence GTGCCATGCGCAAGCATCGCGATTTCGAAAACCTCCCCTGCTTTCAGCATCTCGCGTAAGCGGCGGAAGTCCTTCCCCTCGGAAACCCATGTCAAGCGTGGACGGCGCGTCGTTCATGGCGATGTCGAGTTGACCGAAAAGCTCGGCCGAAACGATCTGTGCCCATGCGGCTCCGGACGCAGGTTTCAAAGCCTGCTGCATGAAGTCCGGCGCGTATGA
- a CDS encoding DUF4282 domain-containing protein: protein MLDFQDLFQWDRFITPTIIKTFYWLVIGLIVLFGLSGIFSALAAMAISPFGGFILLLSSIAGVVVGVVFSRIAAEFILIVFRINEHLGAIRDQGQMR from the coding sequence ATGCTCGATTTTCAGGATCTGTTTCAGTGGGACCGCTTCATCACGCCCACGATCATCAAGACCTTCTACTGGCTGGTCATCGGCTTGATCGTGCTGTTCGGCCTGTCCGGAATCTTTTCGGCGCTTGCCGCAATGGCGATCAGCCCGTTCGGCGGGTTCATCCTGCTGTTGTCCTCGATCGCCGGCGTCGTGGTCGGCGTAGTGTTTTCGCGCATCGCCGCGGAATTCATCCTGATCGTCTTCCGTATCAACGAGCATCTCGGCGCGATCCGCGATCAAGGGCAGATGCGGTAA
- a CDS encoding GNAT family N-acetyltransferase, producing the protein MAMAEIRLRDYENADAENLNRIAVSAFDQFRDHYDDWPAMLAGLSKTSALSASGEIIIAELQIAELQGKFAGAVAYFGPNSQKAVFFDQRWPIIRMLIVDPAFRGKGIGRALSDECIARARRDGSPIIALHTSPIMSVALPMYLKMGFAKAYDAPPIFGVAYAVYTKAL; encoded by the coding sequence ATGGCGATGGCTGAAATCCGGCTCAGAGATTATGAAAATGCAGACGCGGAAAACCTGAACCGGATTGCGGTATCGGCCTTTGATCAGTTTCGAGACCACTATGACGACTGGCCGGCGATGCTTGCCGGCCTGTCGAAAACCTCCGCGCTCAGCGCGAGCGGAGAAATCATCATTGCCGAACTCCAAATTGCCGAACTCCAAGGCAAATTCGCGGGCGCCGTCGCTTATTTCGGGCCGAACAGTCAAAAAGCCGTGTTCTTCGATCAACGCTGGCCCATTATTCGCATGCTGATCGTCGACCCCGCGTTTCGCGGAAAAGGAATTGGGCGAGCCTTGAGCGATGAGTGTATTGCGAGAGCCAGACGCGACGGATCGCCGATCATTGCGCTCCATACCAGTCCGATCATGTCGGTCGCCCTGCCGATGTATCTGAAGATGGGGTTTGCCAAAGCCTATGACGCTCCGCCGATCTTCGGCGTGGCCTACGCGGTCTACACCAAAGCCCTGTGA
- a CDS encoding D-cysteine desulfhydrase family protein — MNATYRAVISIYPRGDNEICSDPEQRQNENINFLQSNWTNCVTPSLSQDVQSVRRWERGCCPAMILEQLRRPRHPYAVPRTSLSASVLGTAIALHNCHRRPNVGIGSSIFQPQAYALCLAPRSTPDFDARTRECGYNSDRRAIAGISIVSQTDRTMQIDRRPLSDRLAVFPRLGLANLPTPLEPMKRLTAHLGGPRLWVKREDATGLGFGGNKLRKLDYVLHEALSSGTDTIVSGGVVQSNSQRQVAAVAAKLGLACHLAIYHGRLEPPTPEYKTSGNAFLNRLFGAQLHDVPWTGDRNAAIRTLVGDLQAKGRKPYFVPYGVSNALGAVAYATTIAEIEPQAAQLGFAPTAIVHCTGSAGTQAGLVAGAAVAMPNTRIVGIDIDAEPARVRADVVAFAREASDLLDIPFDEARVEVVAGHAGPAYGVPHEATIEAIQLAGRLEALALDPVYSGKGLAGLIALIRQGRWRNDEDVIFLHTGGAPALFAYQSALGI, encoded by the coding sequence ATGAATGCCACCTACCGAGCGGTGATATCGATATATCCGCGTGGTGATAACGAAATATGTAGCGATCCTGAGCAGCGCCAGAACGAAAATATTAACTTTCTGCAATCCAATTGGACGAACTGTGTCACCCCGTCTCTTTCTCAGGACGTTCAATCAGTTCGTAGATGGGAACGTGGGTGCTGTCCCGCCATGATTCTAGAGCAGCTCCGCAGACCGCGTCACCCGTATGCGGTACCAAGAACTTCTCTCAGTGCGTCTGTACTCGGCACCGCAATTGCATTGCACAATTGTCACCGTCGACCAAATGTGGGCATCGGATCGTCGATTTTCCAGCCCCAGGCTTATGCGCTCTGCCTCGCGCCGCGCTCCACTCCGGACTTCGATGCAAGGACGCGAGAATGTGGCTATAATAGCGACCGTCGAGCCATTGCTGGAATATCAATTGTGAGTCAGACGGACAGAACGATGCAAATTGATCGCAGGCCGTTATCCGACCGACTCGCAGTCTTTCCTCGCTTAGGGTTAGCCAACCTGCCGACCCCGCTTGAGCCGATGAAGCGGTTGACGGCGCATCTCGGCGGACCGCGGCTGTGGGTCAAACGCGAAGATGCGACCGGGCTTGGCTTTGGCGGCAACAAGTTGCGCAAGCTCGACTATGTCCTGCACGAAGCACTTTCGAGCGGCACCGACACGATCGTCTCAGGCGGCGTCGTGCAATCGAACAGCCAGCGGCAGGTGGCGGCGGTGGCGGCAAAGCTCGGCCTCGCATGCCATCTTGCCATCTACCACGGCCGGCTTGAACCGCCGACGCCGGAATACAAGACTTCGGGCAACGCGTTTCTCAATCGGCTGTTCGGCGCGCAGCTCCATGACGTGCCGTGGACCGGCGACCGCAATGCCGCCATTCGCACGCTCGTCGGCGATCTCCAGGCGAAGGGGCGCAAGCCGTACTTCGTGCCCTACGGGGTCTCGAATGCCCTGGGCGCCGTCGCCTATGCCACGACGATTGCCGAGATCGAACCGCAGGCCGCGCAATTGGGCTTCGCGCCAACCGCTATCGTGCACTGCACCGGAAGCGCCGGCACGCAGGCCGGCCTCGTCGCCGGCGCCGCCGTAGCCATGCCCAACACGCGGATCGTCGGGATCGATATCGATGCAGAGCCCGCGCGGGTGCGCGCCGATGTCGTGGCGTTTGCGCGAGAGGCGTCCGATCTGCTCGATATTCCCTTCGACGAAGCACGTGTGGAAGTCGTCGCGGGCCATGCGGGACCGGCCTACGGCGTCCCGCACGAAGCGACCATCGAAGCAATCCAGCTTGCCGGCCGGCTCGAAGCGCTTGCGCTCGACCCGGTTTATTCGGGCAAGGGGCTCGCGGGCCTGATCGCCCTGATCCGCCAGGGGCGCTGGCGCAATGACGAGGATGTCATCTTCCTGCACACCGGCGGCGCGCCGGCGCTGTTCGCTTATCAGAGCGCGCTCGGTATCTGA
- the ychF gene encoding redox-regulated ATPase YchF, which produces MGFKCGIVGLPNVGKSTLFNALTETAAAQAANYPFCTIEPNVGEVAVPDPRLDKLSDIAKSAQIIPTRLTFVDIAGLVRGASKGEGLGNQFLATIREVDAVAHVVRCFEDSDITHVEGKIAPLADIETIETELMLADLDSLEKRVDNLAKKAKGNDKDAKEALDLVNRALVLLRDGKPARFLERKPEEERAFGMLGLLTSKPVLYVCNVEEGSAKDGNSFSKQVFEHAKKEGAVAVVISAKIESEIATLSREERAEFLETLGLEEAGLDRLIRAGYQLLDLITYFTVGPKEARAWTIHRGTKAPAAAGVIHTDFEKGFIRAETIAYPDYVALNGEAGARDAGKLRLEGKEYVVADGDVMHFRFNT; this is translated from the coding sequence ATGGGATTCAAATGCGGTATCGTTGGCCTGCCCAATGTCGGCAAGTCGACGCTGTTCAACGCGCTGACCGAGACGGCAGCGGCGCAGGCGGCGAATTATCCGTTCTGCACCATCGAGCCGAATGTCGGCGAGGTCGCCGTACCCGATCCCAGGCTGGACAAGCTGTCTGATATCGCCAAGTCCGCGCAGATCATCCCGACGCGGCTGACCTTCGTCGATATCGCGGGCCTCGTCCGCGGCGCCTCGAAGGGCGAAGGCCTCGGCAACCAGTTTCTCGCCACCATCCGCGAGGTCGACGCGGTCGCGCATGTGGTCCGGTGTTTCGAAGACTCCGACATCACCCATGTCGAAGGCAAGATCGCCCCACTGGCCGACATCGAGACCATCGAAACCGAACTGATGCTCGCCGACCTCGACAGCCTGGAGAAACGCGTCGACAACCTGGCCAAGAAGGCCAAGGGCAACGACAAGGACGCCAAGGAGGCGCTCGATCTCGTCAACCGCGCATTGGTGCTGCTGCGGGACGGCAAGCCCGCGCGCTTTTTGGAGCGCAAGCCGGAAGAAGAGCGCGCCTTTGGTATGCTGGGTCTTTTGACCTCCAAGCCCGTGCTCTATGTCTGCAACGTCGAGGAAGGCTCGGCCAAGGACGGCAACAGCTTTTCCAAGCAGGTGTTCGAGCACGCCAAGAAGGAAGGCGCGGTCGCGGTGGTGATCTCGGCCAAGATCGAATCCGAGATCGCGACCCTGTCACGCGAGGAGCGCGCCGAATTTCTCGAGACGCTCGGTCTTGAGGAGGCCGGCCTCGACCGCCTGATCCGCGCCGGCTACCAGTTGCTCGATCTCATCACTTATTTCACCGTCGGCCCGAAGGAGGCCCGCGCCTGGACCATCCATCGCGGCACCAAGGCGCCGGCGGCGGCCGGGGTGATCCATACCGATTTCGAGAAGGGCTTTATCCGGGCCGAGACCATCGCCTATCCCGACTACGTTGCGCTGAACGGCGAAGCCGGCGCGCGCGACGCTGGCAAGCTGCGGCTGGAAGGCAAGGAATATGTCGTCGCCGACGGCGACGTGATGCATTTTAGGTTTAATACGTAA
- a CDS encoding 50S ribosomal protein L25/general stress protein Ctc, which translates to MATVKELKATARPQSGKGAARAERRAGRVPGVIYGNNQPPVTISVDDKELRQRILAGRFLTTIYDIDLEGKKHRVIPRDFHLDPVRDFPLHVDFMRLGEGATIRVSVPLHVVNGETSPGVKRGGTINIVTHTVDLECSVDNIPQYLEADAGALEISYSLHLSDIKLPTGVKALSREDATLVTIVPPSGYAEEQKAAAAAAAAGTAAPAAGAAAAPAAAAPAAGAAAPAAGAKAPAGGDKKK; encoded by the coding sequence ATGGCGACCGTCAAGGAATTGAAGGCGACCGCGCGTCCGCAGAGCGGCAAGGGGGCCGCCCGGGCAGAGCGTCGCGCCGGGAGAGTGCCCGGAGTGATCTATGGCAACAACCAGCCCCCCGTGACCATTTCGGTCGACGACAAGGAACTGCGCCAGCGCATCCTGGCCGGCCGCTTCCTGACCACGATTTACGACATCGATCTCGAGGGCAAGAAGCACCGCGTGATTCCGCGCGACTTCCACCTCGATCCGGTGCGCGACTTCCCGCTGCATGTCGATTTCATGCGGCTCGGCGAAGGCGCGACCATCCGCGTCAGCGTTCCCCTGCACGTCGTGAACGGTGAAACCTCGCCTGGCGTCAAGCGCGGCGGTACCATCAACATCGTCACCCACACCGTTGACCTCGAATGCTCGGTCGACAACATCCCGCAGTACCTCGAAGCCGATGCCGGCGCGCTGGAAATCAGCTACTCGCTGCATCTCTCCGACATCAAGCTGCCGACCGGCGTGAAGGCGCTGTCGCGTGAGGACGCGACGCTGGTGACCATCGTGCCGCCGTCCGGCTACGCTGAAGAACAGAAGGCTGCGGCGGCTGCCGCGGCTGCGGGCACGGCTGCTCCGGCGGCGGGTGCCGCTGCGGCGCCGGCTGCTGCTGCCCCTGCGGCGGGTGCTGCTGCTCCGGCGGCTGGCGCGAAAGCGCCGGCTGGCGGCGACAAGAAGAAGTAA
- a CDS encoding MaoC family dehydratase, translating into MRFFEDIEIGAQREFGSFTFTADDIKKFATQFDPQRFHLDEEEGRKSLFGGLAASGWHVAAVCMKLLVADGKRLTAEAVARGEKVAVWGPSPGFRELRWIKPVLAGDTISFSNRVETKRTSEKRPEWGILQARNTGTNQRGEAVFSFLATAFVPRRNAG; encoded by the coding sequence ATGCGTTTCTTCGAGGACATCGAGATCGGCGCGCAGCGCGAGTTTGGCTCGTTCACCTTCACTGCCGATGACATCAAGAAGTTTGCCACGCAGTTCGATCCGCAGCGCTTTCACCTCGATGAGGAGGAGGGGCGCAAGTCCCTGTTCGGAGGACTGGCTGCATCGGGCTGGCACGTCGCCGCGGTCTGCATGAAGCTCCTGGTCGCCGACGGCAAGCGTTTGACGGCGGAAGCTGTCGCCCGCGGCGAGAAGGTCGCCGTGTGGGGGCCGTCGCCCGGCTTTCGTGAATTGCGCTGGATCAAGCCGGTACTGGCCGGCGACACCATCAGCTTTTCCAACCGGGTCGAAACCAAGCGGACCTCGGAGAAGCGTCCCGAATGGGGCATCCTGCAGGCCCGCAATACCGGCACCAACCAGCGCGGCGAGGCGGTGTTCTCGTTCCTGGCGACCGCCTTCGTGCCGCGGCGGAATGCGGGTTGA
- a CDS encoding MaoC family dehydratase, translated as MTTLTFEDFTPGHFGTFGPRHVTREEILAFAAEFDPQPMHLDEAAANASMLKGLSGSGWHLSSLVMRMLFDGFIGRTASLGSPGVNEMRWLSPLRPGDDLTLDVIVAEARISKSRPETGVVTLKSTIRNAAGVVLCEMESPMIVRRRLEAGAE; from the coding sequence ATGACAACGCTGACCTTCGAAGACTTCACGCCCGGCCATTTCGGCACGTTCGGACCGCGCCACGTCACGCGCGAGGAGATTTTGGCGTTTGCCGCCGAGTTCGACCCGCAGCCGATGCATCTGGACGAGGCTGCCGCCAACGCGTCGATGCTGAAGGGGCTGTCCGGTTCGGGCTGGCATCTCAGCTCCCTCGTGATGCGGATGCTGTTCGACGGGTTTATCGGCCGCACCGCCTCGCTCGGCTCGCCCGGTGTCAACGAAATGCGCTGGCTGTCGCCGCTGCGCCCGGGCGATGACCTGACGCTGGATGTCATCGTCGCGGAAGCCAGGATTTCGAAAAGCCGACCCGAGACCGGTGTCGTGACCCTCAAGAGTACGATCCGCAACGCGGCCGGGGTCGTACTGTGCGAGATGGAGTCCCCGATGATCGTGCGCCGGCGTCTTGAAGCAGGAGCGGAGTAG
- a CDS encoding addiction module antidote protein, which produces MAKAKPFDAAEYLDSPEMIAAYLNEALESEDASAIAVAIGTIARARGMSAVAEKTGLSRENLYRALGGEAKPEFATVIKVLHALGIDLVAQPQGSKAA; this is translated from the coding sequence ATGGCCAAGGCAAAACCGTTTGATGCAGCCGAATATCTCGACAGTCCCGAGATGATCGCCGCTTACCTCAACGAAGCACTCGAATCCGAAGATGCATCTGCTATCGCCGTTGCCATCGGTACGATTGCCCGCGCCCGCGGCATGAGCGCGGTAGCGGAAAAGACCGGGCTTTCTCGGGAGAACTTGTACCGGGCGTTAGGCGGAGAAGCGAAGCCGGAATTCGCCACGGTCATTAAGGTGCTTCACGCGCTCGGGATCGATCTGGTCGCCCAACCTCAGGGCTCCAAGGCAGCATAA
- a CDS encoding accessory factor UbiK family protein yields MTQTSNRFFDEIGRLMNDAAGAAQGVKREVDTVMRNQAERILRDLDLVKREEFDAVKDMARLAREENEALKGRIVALEAKLGISPAAPDTGAV; encoded by the coding sequence ATGACCCAGACCAGCAATCGGTTTTTCGACGAGATCGGCCGTTTGATGAACGACGCCGCCGGCGCCGCCCAGGGGGTCAAGCGCGAGGTCGATACGGTCATGCGCAACCAGGCCGAACGCATCCTGCGCGACCTCGACCTCGTCAAGCGCGAAGAGTTCGACGCGGTCAAGGACATGGCCCGCCTGGCACGCGAGGAGAACGAGGCGCTGAAGGGCCGGATCGTGGCGCTGGAAGCCAAGCTCGGCATTTCGCCGGCCGCGCCGGATACCGGTGCAGTCTGA
- the pth gene encoding aminoacyl-tRNA hydrolase, giving the protein MRLFVGLGNPGSKYANNRHNIGFMAVDEIARRHGFAPWRRRFQGETSEGTLDREKVVLLRPTTYMNDSGRAVQEAANFFKLGASDITVFQDELELPPAKVRVKIGGGIAGHNGLRSVSSHIGNDYRRVRLGIGHPGIKDLVHGHVLSDFAKSDRPWVEALCEAVAENAGLLATGKDSTFQNKVHLALQAKGIFDKDEDGGQ; this is encoded by the coding sequence ATGCGCCTGTTTGTCGGTCTCGGTAACCCCGGTTCGAAATACGCGAACAACCGGCACAATATCGGCTTCATGGCCGTCGATGAAATTGCGCGGCGTCACGGTTTCGCACCGTGGCGCCGTCGTTTTCAGGGCGAGACTTCCGAAGGCACCCTCGATCGCGAGAAGGTCGTTCTGCTTCGGCCGACCACCTACATGAACGATTCCGGGCGCGCGGTTCAGGAAGCCGCGAACTTCTTCAAGCTCGGTGCCTCCGACATCACCGTGTTTCAGGACGAACTCGAACTGCCGCCGGCGAAAGTCAGGGTCAAGATCGGCGGCGGCATCGCCGGGCACAACGGGCTGCGCTCGGTCTCCTCGCATATCGGCAACGACTACCGCCGGGTGCGGCTTGGAATCGGTCATCCCGGCATCAAGGATCTGGTGCACGGTCACGTGTTGTCGGATTTTGCCAAGAGCGACCGCCCCTGGGTGGAAGCGCTGTGCGAGGCGGTGGCCGAGAATGCGGGCTTGCTGGCGACGGGTAAGGATTCGACGTTCCAGAACAAGGTTCATCTGGCGCTGCAGGCCAAGGGAATTTTCGACAAAGACGAGGATGGTGGGCAATAA